CTGCACTCGGGGCAGATCCAAGGCTTCTTCAACGTCCCCTTCGACCACCTGACCGCCACCCCGGTCCTGGTGGAGGAGCTCCACCGCCTCGGGACGAGCGATCTCGTGATCGTGGCGCCCGATGCCGGTCGGGTCCGGGTGGCGGAGCGCTTCAGCCAACACCTCGGCGCCGACCTGGCCTTCGTGCACAAGCGCCGCCCCCGGGGTACCCACAACCAGGTCGAGGCCCTCGACGTGGTGGGCGAGGTGGATGGTCGCCACTGCGTGCTGATCGACGACATGATCGACACCGCCGGCACCATCTGCGCGGCGGCCGAGCTCCTGGCCGAGCGGGGTGCCGCCGAGATCTCGGCCATGGCCACCCACGGGGTCCTGTCCGACCCCGCGCTCGAGCGCCTGGAGAAGTCGCCGCTGTCGCGGGTCGTGGTCACCAACACCCTGCCGATCCCCGAAGAGCGCCGCATCGACAAGCTCCACGTGCTCTCCGTGGCGAAGCTCATCGCCGACGCCATCGACGCCGTCTTCGAGGACACGTCGGTCTCCGAGATCTTCGGCGGCGACAACCTGTCCTGAACAGGCGGCCGCCCACCCGGTCCGGGTGCACGGGCGAACGTGGGGATCGTGTCGTCGTGGTGCGGGCGGGCCCCGGTTTTCGCCGTCCCTGGCCTGGCCCTCTATGCTGTGAGGTCCGTTCGCATCCCCGAGGAGCCCGTCGAAATGGCCGAACTCACCCTGGTCGCCGAAGCCGGCCGCCGTCCGGGCAGCCGCCCGGCGCGTCGACTGCGCCACGAGGGCCGCATCCCCGGCGTGGTCTACGGCCCCGGGGTGGAGCCCATCGCCGTGTCGGTGGCGGCGCGTGACCTGCGCACCGTGCTGAGCACCGACGCCGGTCTCAACGCCGTGGTGTCCCTGCGGGTCGACGGCCAGCGGTTCCTGACCATGGCGCGCGAGCTCCAGCGGCATCCGGTGCGCGGCAGCGTGACGCACGTCGACTTCCAGGTCGTCGACCCCGACCGCGAGGTCTCGGCCGAGGTCCCCATCACGCTGACCGGGGAGGCCGTCGAGCTCGGCCGGGCCGACGGTGTGCTCGAGCAGCAGATGTTCGCGCTCACGATCAAGGCGCGTCCCGCCGACATCCCGTCGCACCTCGAGGTCGACATCACCGACCTCGTGATCGGCGCCGCCGTGCGGGTGTCGGACATCGCCCTGCCGGCGGACGTGGTGACGGAAGTCGACCCCGAAGCCATCGTGGCCGCCGGCCAGCCCCCGCGGGTGCAGACCGCCGCGGAGGGCGCCGAGGGTGCCGCCGAGGGCGCCGAGGGTGCCGGCGAGCCCGAGTCGGGCGGCGGGGCCGAGTCCACCGGCGAGTCGGGCGCGGAGAGCTGAGTCATCCGGCGACTGCTGCCCACGGGCAGGGGGGCGGCCGCCGACCTGCTGGTGGTGGGGCTCGGTAACCCCGGAGCGGAGTACCAGCGGACGCGCCACAACCTCGGCGCGGACACCGTCGACGTGCTCGCCGGCCGCTTCGGTGAGCGCCTGCGACCGGAGAAGGGCACCCGCGCCGTCGTCGCCCAGGCCCGGCTGGGCGGGTCCCTGGTGGTGCTGGCCGTGCCCCAGACCTACATGAACGAGTCCGGCCTCGCCGTGGCCGCCCTCGTGCGACGGTACCGCCTGGTCGAGCTCAGCCGGCTCGTCGTCGTCCACGACGAGCTCGACCTCCCCACGGGCCGCGTCAAGGTCAAGGTGGGCGGCGGCACGGCCGGCAACAACGGGCTCAAGTCCGTGCACGCGCACCTCCACGATCCGGGGTACGTGCGGGTGCGGATCGGCATCGGCAAGCCGCCCGGGCGCGAGGCGGGCGCCGACTACGTCCTGCACCGACCGAGCCGCGCCCAGCGCGAGGCGCTCGACGTGGCCGTGGAGGTGGCGGCGGACGCCGTCGAGGCCATCGCCACCGAGGGCGTCGAGGCCGCCATGCAGCGCTTCAACACGGACACGCTCCCGTAGCCGGGTGCCGGCCGCGTCGTCGGTAGCCTGACCAGGTGAGCCTGCGCTCGCTCCCCCAGATGCTCCGGCACGAGCCCGCCATGGTCGACGCCATGGCGGCGGGGACCGGCGCGTTGGCGGTGCCCGACGCCGCCACCGCCTTCGTGCTGGCGGGACTGTGCCGCCTGGGCGAGCGGCGACCGCTGCTGGTGGTCACACCCACGGTCGGCGACGCCGAGCGGCTCACCCACGACCTCGGGGCCTTCCTCGGTGCCGACACGGTCGCCCTCTTCCCGGCGTGGGACACCCTTCCTTTCGAGCGCGTGAGCCCCGAGCTCTCCACCATGGGGGCGCGCCTGCGCCTGTTGTGGCGCGTCCAGGACCCGTCGACCTCGCCGGCGGTGATCGTGGCGCCCGTGCGCGCCCTGCTCCAACGTCTGGGCCCCTTCGAGGATGCCGCCGTCCCCGTGCGCGTGGCGCGCGGGGAGCGCCTCGACCAGCGGGGGCTGGTGGAGCGGCTCGTCGGCCTCGGGTACCGGCGGGAGTACCAGGTCGAGCACCGGGGCGAGCTCGCCGTGCGGGGCGGGATCGTGGACGTGTTCCCGTCGACCGCCGAGCTGCCGGTGCGGATCGACCTGTGGGGCGACGAGGTGGACCGCCTCACGGAGTTCGACCCCGGTGACCAACGTTCTCTGGACGACCTCGCCGAGGTCGAGATGTTCGGCTGTCGTGAGGTGCTCCCCACCCCGGCGGCGCGTGCCCGGGCGGCGGCCCTCGTGGGCGCCGAGCCCTGGGGGCGGTCGCAGTGGGAGCGTCTGGCGGCCGGCCAGCTCTTCGACGGCATGGAGTCGTGGCTTCCCTGGTTGGTCGAGGAGGAGCGCGTGCTCCCCGACCTCGTCGCTCCGGGCGGACGGCTCGTGCTGCTCGACCCGAGGCGCATCCGGGACCGCGCCGCCGAGCTCAACGACGAGGAGGCGGCCCTGGCCGGCGCTCTCGCCGTGACCTGGGGCGTCGCCGGGCGGGCGACCGGCACCGGGGCACAGGAAGCCGGTGCACAGGAAGCCAGTGCACAGGAAGACGGGGCACAGGAAGCCGGTGCTGTCGGGCCCGGGGGCTTCCCTCGCCTCCACGTGCCCTACGACCGACTGCTCGAGCACTGTGCGGCCCCCGTGCTGTCGATCGTGCCCGTCGCCGACGCGCCGAGCATGCCGGGCGTCACGGCCCATGGCTTCGAGCCCGTGCACGGGGACCGGGCCCGGCTGGCGGCCCAGCTGTCGTCGCTCGTGTCGGGCGGGTACTCGGTGACGGTGTGCGCCGAGGGCTCCGGCTCGGCCACCCGCCTGGCGGCCGTGCTCGCCGAGGAGGGCCTCGCCGTCGAGGTCGTGGAGACCGGGGACGGCGACGGGCCCGACCTGTCCCGTCCGGGCATCCGCGTGGTGGCCGACCCGCTCGAGCACGGCTTCGTGATCCCCACCGTCAAGGTGGCGGTGCTCGCCGAGGCCGACATGACCGGCCGGCGCCGTGCGCACCGTCCCGCCCGGGCCCGCGCCCGACCCACGGACGGCTTCTTCGACGACCTCGCCCCCGGCGACTTCGTGGTGCACCGCCAGCACGGCGTCGCCCGCTACGCCGGCATGGTGACGCGCACCGTCAACGGGGCGTCGCGCGACTACCTGCTGCTGGAGTACCGCGGCGACGACAAGCTCTACCTGCCGTCCGACCAGATCGACGTGCTGACCCCCTACAGCGGGGGGGAGACGCCCACCCTCAACCGGTTGGGCGGGTCCGAATGGCAGCGCACGCGGGCCAAGGCCCGGGCCGCCGTGCACGAGATCGCCCAGGAGCTCGTCGAGCTGTACCGGCGACGCCTGCACAGCAAGGGCCACGCCTTCGCGCCCGACACGCCGTGGCAGCGCGAGCTCGAGGACTCCTTCGCCTTCACCGAGACCCACGACCAGCTGCGCGCGGTCGAGGAGACCAAGCGCGACATGGAGTCCGACGTTCCCATGGACCGCCTGGTGTGCGGCGACGTCGGCTTCGGCAAGACCGAGGTCGCCGTGCGCGCCGTGTTCAAGGCGATCCAGGACGGCAAGCAGGCCGCCGTGCTCGTGCCGACCACGCTCCTGGCCCAGCAGCACGCCCAGACGTTCGCGGAGCGCTACGCCGGGTTCCCGGTCCGCGTGGAGATGTTGTCGCGCTTTCTGACCCCCGCCCAGGCGCGCGCCGTGGTGGCGGGCGTGGCGGCGGGCACCGTCGACGTGGTCATCGGCACCCACCGGGTCCTCGCCGGCGACGTCACCTTCAAGAACCTCGGGCTCCTCGTCGTGGACGAGGAGCAGCGCTTCGGCGTGAGCCACAAAGAGGCCATGAAGCAGATGGCCGCCGACGTCGACGTGCTCACGCTGACCGCGAACCCCATTCCCCGCACCCTCGAAATGGCGCTGACCGGCATCCGCGACCTGTCGCTCATCAACACGCCGCCGGCGGCACGCCAGCCGATCCTCACCTACGTGGGCGAGTTCGAGGAGGCCGCCGTGGTCGAGGCGCTCCGTCGCGAGCTGCTGCGGGAGGGGCAGGCGTTCTTCGTGCACAACTGGGTCCAGAACATCGAGGCCGTCGCCGCACGGTTGCGGAGCCTCGTGCCCGAGGCCCGGGTGGCCGTCGCCCACGGCCAGATGGACGAAGGATCGTTGGAGCAGGTGGTCCTCGACTTCTGGGAGAAGCGCTACGACGTCCTCGTGTGCACGACCATCATCGAGTCGGGCATCGACATCCCCGCCGTCAACACGCTCGTCGTCGACCGCGCCGACCGCCTCGGGCTGGGCCAGCTGCACCAGCTGCGCGGCCGGGTGGGACGCGCCGGGCAGCGTGCCTACGCGTACCTGTTCCACCCCGCCGACCGGGTCCTGACCGAGGCGGCCTACGAACGGCTGCGGACGATCGGCGAGCAGACGGAGCTCGGAGCCGGGTTCAAGATCGCCATGCGCGACCTCGAGATCCGCGGGGCGGGCAACCTGCTCGGGCGCGACCAGTCCGGGCACATCGCCGCGGTGGGCTACGACCTCTACGTGCAGCTCGTGGCGGAAGCGGTGGCGGAGTTGAAGGGCGAGCCGCTGCGCACCGCCGTCGACGTCACCATCGACGTCCCCTCCGACGCCCACCTGCCCGCCGCGTACGTCGCCCGTGAGGACCTGCGCCTCGAGGCGTACCGGCGCCTGGCGGCGGTCTCCACCGGGGCCGAGGTGGACGACATCCGGGCCGAGTGGGCGGACCGCTTCGGGCCGCCGCCGCGCCCGGCCGAGGGCCTGTTGTCCGTCGCCCGGCTGCGCGCCGCGTGCCTGCGCACCGGCGTGCGCGAGGTGTCGGCCACGGCGGCCCGCCCCGGCCAGGGCGCCGGCCCCCCGGGCCGACGCGGGCTGGTGGCCCGCCTCGCCCCCCTCGACCTCCCGGCTTCGGCCCGGGTCCGGCTGCGGCGCCTGCGACCCGCGGCGGTCGTCAAGGAGGACCTGCACCAGCTCGTGGTCCCGCTCGGGCCCGACGAGCAGCCGGTGGAGGCCCTGACAGACCTCCTGGACCAGCTGGTTCCGGTGGTGTCCGCCGGTGACGGGGCCGAATCGTCGGGGGTCGCGGGGCGCCGGTAGAGTGCCCCTTCCGTGAAGCGCATCCTGGCTCTGGCCGTCGTCGGCGCGCTGGCCGCGGCGGTGTCGGGATGCGACCTCTCGCCGCCGGCGGCGACGGTGAACGGGGCCACGATCAGCCGGGCCCAGCTCAACGACACCCTGTCGGTGGTGTCGGCGGACACCGTCGCACAGTGCGCCCTCGCCGTCCTCAGCCAGGGCAACGGCAGCACGCTGCCGGCGGTGGCGGGCAGCGGTGACGCCACCGTCACCACCCAGTTCGCCGCGGTCGAGCTCACCGGGCTGGTGCAGCAGGCCATCGAGCAGCAGGGTCTGGCGCGGCGCCACGCCGCGGTGAGCGCCGCGGACCTGGCGGCGGCCCGGACGGACTACGAGACGGAGCTCAGCGACGCGTCGGCTCAGAACGGCTCCCCGTGCAACCTGACCGGGAGCACCCTGGTCCACAGCCTCCCGGCGAAGTTCCTCGACCAGCAGGCGCAGGCGCTGGCCGCCGAGGAGAAGCTCGAGGAGGTCGCCGGGCACGTCGACGTGAGCAGGCGTGCCCTGCGCGCCTACTACGACACGCACCAGCCCGCCGTGACGCAGCTGTGCCTGAACCTCATCGTGGCCAACGACCAGGCCTCGGCGCAGGCCATCCACGACCAGATCGCCGGGGGGACGACCTTCGCGGCCGCGGCCCAGGGCCCGGGCGCCAACCACAACGGGCCGCCGGGGGGCCAGGAGCCCTGCGTGTTCCCGTCGACCGTGCTGAGCCAACTCGGTCAGTCGATCGCCACGGCCGTCGCCACCCTGGCCGACGGCCAGCTGGCGCCGCCGCAGTCGGTGACGGTGACCGACCCGTCCACCGGCACCCCGTCGACGGCGTGGATCGTCGTCGGCATGCGCCAGCACCACCTCGTCGCCTTCGGGGACGTCGAAGGCGGCATCCGGCTCCAGCTCCTGCAGCAGGGGCGGTCGGGCCTCAGCACCGCCCTCACCGCGCTGAGCGCCCGGCTCTCCGTGCAGCTCGACCCGCGCTACGGGACATGGAGCGCGCGACGCGGTGTCTCGGTCCCGACGCCGCCCCCGACGGCGTCGCTGCTGAACCCCGGCACCGGCCAGGCCCAGTCGGGCAGCTCGAGCCTGATCCTGCCGCCGGGCGGCCGGTCCACGGGCTGACAGCGGTCGTGAGCCCGCCCACGTCCCGGGGAGCAGTCCGTCCGCGGGTCGTGGTGGTCGGGTTGGGGCCCGCCGGTCCCGAGCTGGTGCCGGCGGCGACGACGGAGCTCGTCCGCCGCGCCACGCGCTGTCTCGTCCGCACCGCCCGGCACCCCTCCGTGGCGGCGGTGTCGGCGGTGGCGAGGGCCCCCGTCGAGTTCCTCGACCGCCTCTACGAGGAGGCCGAGAATTTCGACGACGTCTATTCGGCCATCGTCGAGGCGGTGGTGGCGGCCGCCTCGTCCCTGCCCGTCGCCGGGCCGACCGCCACCGGGCCCGATCCCGCATACGTCGTCTACGCCGTTCCCGGCTCGCCGCTCGTCGCCGAGCGGACGGTCCCCCTGCTGCGCGCCGACACCCGGGTGTCGGTCGAGGTCGTCCCGGCCCTGTCGTTCCTCGACCTGGCCTGGGCCCGCCTCGGTGTGGACCCCGTCGACGCCGGCGTGCGCATCGTGGACGGCACCGACTTCGCGGCCCAGGCGGCCGGTGAGCGTGGGCCGCTCCTCGTGGCGCAGTGCCACGCCCCGTCGGTGCTGTCGACGATCAAGCTCGCCGCCGACGACCCCGCGGGCGAGGACCCCGGGCGCCGGGCGGTGATCCTGCACCACCTCGGGCTGCCGGACGAGGTGGTCCTCGACGTGCCCTGGGCCGAGCTCGACCGGACCATCGAGCCGGACCACCTCACGTCGGTGTGGGTCGAGCGCCTGGCGCCACCCGTGGGGGCCGAGCTGGTCGGGCTCGAGGAGCTGGTGCGGACGCTGCGGGCGCGCTGCCCGTGGGACCGGGAACAGACGCACGGCTCGCTCGCCCGGCACCTGCTGGAGGAGGCCTACGAGGCGCTCGACGCCATCGAGGCGGTGGCCGCCGCCGGGCCCGACGTCGCGCCCGAGGCCGTCGCCCACATGGAGGAGGAGCTCGGCGACCTCATGTTCCAGGTGTACTTCCATGCCCAGCTGGCCGCCGAGGAGGGCCACTTCACGCTGGCCGACGTGGCCCGGACGCTGCACGACAAGCTCGTCCACCGGCACCCCCATGTGTTCGGCACGGCGTCGGCGACGACCCCCGAGGAGGTCGCGGCGCGCTGGGAGGTCCTGAAGAAGGCCGAGAAGGGTCGGGCGAGCGTCACCGACGGCATCCCCCTGGCCCTGCCCGCCCTGGCGCTGGCGGCGAAGCTGCAGCGCAAGGCGGAGTCGCTCGGCGTCGACACCGGCACGCTCGACGACCGACGCCGCCAGGTCGCCGCCGGGCTCGACGCCCTGGCGAAGGCTTCCGGTGACGCGTCGGGGGAGACCCTCGACGCGCCGGCGGAGATCGCCGTGATCCTGGGCGAGATGCTCTTCGCCCTCGCCGACGCCGCCCGCCGCCTGGGCGTGGACCCCGAGACGGCGCTGCGGGCGCGGGCCGGCGAATTCCGCCGGGCGCTGCAGGCCGACGAGCAGCGCCTGCCATGAAGCCCGCCGTCGACGCCGCTGCCACCGCGAGCTCGAGCGAGGGCGCAGGCGTGAGCGCCGGCGCAGGCGTGAGCGCGGGCGCAGGCGTGGAGGTCGTCGCACCCCGGCGCCCCGGGCGCCTCGCCGCCGCCTGGGTGTCGTGGCGGCGGCCCGTCCTCGTGGGTGCGCTCGGCACGGTCCTGCTGCGCCTGGTCACCGAGTGGATCGGGCTGGTCGGGCGCTTCGGCGTCGACTTCCCGCACCGCGTCGCCCGGACCCCCTCCCTGCTCACCCAGGTCTGGAGCCAGTGGGACGTCGGCTACTACCTGTCGATCGCCCAGTACGGCTACGCCGGGAGGCACGCGGGGCCGGGGCAGGCGGCCAACGACATCGCCTTCGCTCCGCTCTTTCCCTGGGGGACACGAGCGCTGCACGCCGTCACCGGGCTCGGCTACCTCACGAGCAGCGAGCTCCTCAGCGCCGGCGCCCTCTTCGTGGCCCTCGTCGTGGTCTACCGGCTGACGGCGTCGGAGCACGGCGAGGCGGTCGCCGGCACCGGCATCACGATGGTCCTGGCCTGGCCGGCGGCGTTCTTCCTCCTCGCCCCCTACCCGGAGTCGCTCGCCCTCGCCCTGGGGGCGGGTGCCTTCCTGGCGCTGCGTCGCGGCCGGTGGATGGCGGCCGGCGTCCTGGGCGCGGCGGCGACGATGACCAAGTACTACCTGGCCGTGTTCGTCGTGGCCTTCGCCGTCGCGGTGTGGGAGGCGCGCCCCGCCGGGTCGCGGCTGGCGGACACCTGGCGGCGGGACCTGCGGCGGTTGGCCTGCGCCGTGGTGCCGACGCTCGTGGCGTTCGGCGCCTGGATGCTCTACCAGGCCGTCCATGTCGGCGACGCCCTGGCCTTCGAGCGCGCCCAGTCCCGGCAGTGGCACCGGCACTTCGCCGCGCCGTGGACGCTCTTCGCCACCACGATCTCGCACCTGGTGCACTGGCGGTTCCTCGACACCTCCACCGCCAGCGTCGTCGAGCTGTTCGACTTCGTGACCGTCGTCCTCCTCGCCGTCGTCGCCGTCGCCGTCTTCCTGCGGGTCCGTCGCTCCTACGGCGTCGTCCTCGGGCTGTCGTGGTGCGTGTACTGCTTCGAGTCGTTCCTCGTCGGCGAGGTCCGCGAGGTGCTCGTGCTGTTCCCCTTCTTCGTGGGCCTCGGCATGTGGGCCGCGCGCCACCCGTGGCGCGAGCGGGTCCTGCTGGCACTGTTCGTGCCGTGCTCGTACTTCCTGGTCGAACGCTTCGTCCGGGGCGCCTTCGCCGGGTAGGCGGGGGACCGCCGGGGACCGCGGGGCCGGCGGACGGTCTGCTCCCGCGCCCGCGCCCCGGGCCCCGTCGCGGCGCTCGGCCTCCGCCGCCCGCAGGTGGCCAACGAGTAACTTCTACAACACCAACAACAGGGATGTCGGCACCGATGAGCGCTATCGAGCAGATCCTGGCCCGGGAGGTCCTCGACTCCCGCGGCAACCCCACCGTCGAGGTCGAGGTGTCCCTCGACTCCGGCGCGGGAGGCCGGGCCATCGTCCCGTCGGGCGCGTCGACGGGGGTGCACGAAGCCACCGAGTGGCGTGACGGCGGCGACCGCTACGGGGGCAAGGGCGTCCTCGGCGCCGTCGAGCACGTGAACGGCGAGATCGCCGAGGTGCTCTCGGGCTTCGACGCCACCGACCAGCGGGGGATCGACATGGCCATGGTCGACCTCGACGGCACGCCGTCGAAGGGCCGGCTGGGCGCCAACGCCGTCCTGGGCGTGTCGCTGGCGGTGGCCCGGGCCGCGGCGCTCGATGCGGGGATGCCCCTGTACCGCTACGTCGGCGGCGCCAACGCGCACGTGCTGCCCGTGCCGATGATGAACGTCGTGAACGGTGGCGCGCACGCTGACAACTCCATCGACCTCCAGGAGTTCATGGTGATGCCGGTCGGCGCGGCCTCGTTCTCCGAGGCGCTGCGATGGGGCGTGGAGACGTACCACGCGCTGGCGGCCGTGCTGAAGGCGCGTCGCCTGTCGACGGCGGTGGGTGACGAGGGCGGGTTCGCGCCGGACCTGCCGTCGAACGCGGACGCCGTGGGCATCCTGGTGGAGGCGATCGAGGCGGCCGGACGCGTGCCCGGTGACGAGGTGGCCATCGCCCTCGACCCCGCCGCCAGCGAGCTGTTCAGAGACGGCGCCTACCACCTGCCCGGCGAGGGCCGGCAGCTGTCGTCGGCCGAGATGGTGGACTACTGGGTGGACCTGTGCGACCGGTTCCCCATCGTGTCGCTCGAGGACGGCATGGCCGAGGACGACTGGGACGGGTGGGCGTCGCTCACGGGCGCCCTCGGCTCGAGGGTCCAGCTCGTCGGGGACGACGTGTTCGTCACCAATCGCGAGCGCCTGGAGCGGGGCATCACCAAGGGCGTGGCCAACGCCATCCTGGTCAAGGTCAACCAGATCGGGACGCTGAGCGAGACGCTCGACACCATGGCGGCGGCGGGACGCGCCGCCTACGGCTGCGTCATGTCGCACCGTTCCGGCGAGACCGAGGACACCACGATCGCCGACCTGGCGGTCGCCACCAACTGTGGCCAGATCAAGACCGGGGCCCCGGCGCGTTCGGACCGGGTCGCCAAGTACAACCAGCTGCTGCGGATCGAGGAGGAGCTCGGCGAGTCGGCGTCGTTCCTCGGCGTCGACGCGCTGTCGACCACCCGGGCGGGAGGCGGGGCGACCGGGTGAGACGACGCCCCCTGCACGCCGCCAACCGGACGCGCCGCCTCCGTCCCCCGACGCTGCACGACCTCCCGAGGCGGCGGGGACGCCTCCGGCCCCCGACGCTGCACGACCTCCCGAGGCGGCGGGGACGCCTCCGGCCGATGCTGCGGCGCCTTCCC
This portion of the Acidimicrobiales bacterium genome encodes:
- a CDS encoding 50S ribosomal protein L25, which produces MAELTLVAEAGRRPGSRPARRLRHEGRIPGVVYGPGVEPIAVSVAARDLRTVLSTDAGLNAVVSLRVDGQRFLTMARELQRHPVRGSVTHVDFQVVDPDREVSAEVPITLTGEAVELGRADGVLEQQMFALTIKARPADIPSHLEVDITDLVIGAAVRVSDIALPADVVTEVDPEAIVAAGQPPRVQTAAEGAEGAAEGAEGAGEPESGGGAESTGESGAES
- the pth gene encoding aminoacyl-tRNA hydrolase translates to MVGLGNPGAEYQRTRHNLGADTVDVLAGRFGERLRPEKGTRAVVAQARLGGSLVVLAVPQTYMNESGLAVAALVRRYRLVELSRLVVVHDELDLPTGRVKVKVGGGTAGNNGLKSVHAHLHDPGYVRVRIGIGKPPGREAGADYVLHRPSRAQREALDVAVEVAADAVEAIATEGVEAAMQRFNTDTLP
- the eno gene encoding phosphopyruvate hydratase, which produces MSAIEQILAREVLDSRGNPTVEVEVSLDSGAGGRAIVPSGASTGVHEATEWRDGGDRYGGKGVLGAVEHVNGEIAEVLSGFDATDQRGIDMAMVDLDGTPSKGRLGANAVLGVSLAVARAAALDAGMPLYRYVGGANAHVLPVPMMNVVNGGAHADNSIDLQEFMVMPVGAASFSEALRWGVETYHALAAVLKARRLSTAVGDEGGFAPDLPSNADAVGILVEAIEAAGRVPGDEVAIALDPAASELFRDGAYHLPGEGRQLSSAEMVDYWVDLCDRFPIVSLEDGMAEDDWDGWASLTGALGSRVQLVGDDVFVTNRERLERGITKGVANAILVKVNQIGTLSETLDTMAAAGRAAYGCVMSHRSGETEDTTIADLAVATNCGQIKTGAPARSDRVAKYNQLLRIEEELGESASFLGVDALSTTRAGGGATG
- a CDS encoding ribose-phosphate diphosphokinase, coding for MELVPVRRLELVTGRSHPALAQEIASHLEVELSGVNLREFANGEVHCRYDTSLRGSDVFIVQTHAGPVNDAIMEQLIMIDAAKRASAKRITAVCPYYGYSRQDRKATGREPITAKLVADVLQVAGADRVVSVDLHSGQIQGFFNVPFDHLTATPVLVEELHRLGTSDLVIVAPDAGRVRVAERFSQHLGADLAFVHKRRPRGTHNQVEALDVVGEVDGRHCVLIDDMIDTAGTICAAAELLAERGAAEISAMATHGVLSDPALERLEKSPLSRVVVTNTLPIPEERRIDKLHVLSVAKLIADAIDAVFEDTSVSEIFGGDNLS
- the mfd gene encoding transcription-repair coupling factor, coding for MSLRSLPQMLRHEPAMVDAMAAGTGALAVPDAATAFVLAGLCRLGERRPLLVVTPTVGDAERLTHDLGAFLGADTVALFPAWDTLPFERVSPELSTMGARLRLLWRVQDPSTSPAVIVAPVRALLQRLGPFEDAAVPVRVARGERLDQRGLVERLVGLGYRREYQVEHRGELAVRGGIVDVFPSTAELPVRIDLWGDEVDRLTEFDPGDQRSLDDLAEVEMFGCREVLPTPAARARAAALVGAEPWGRSQWERLAAGQLFDGMESWLPWLVEEERVLPDLVAPGGRLVLLDPRRIRDRAAELNDEEAALAGALAVTWGVAGRATGTGAQEAGAQEASAQEDGAQEAGAVGPGGFPRLHVPYDRLLEHCAAPVLSIVPVADAPSMPGVTAHGFEPVHGDRARLAAQLSSLVSGGYSVTVCAEGSGSATRLAAVLAEEGLAVEVVETGDGDGPDLSRPGIRVVADPLEHGFVIPTVKVAVLAEADMTGRRRAHRPARARARPTDGFFDDLAPGDFVVHRQHGVARYAGMVTRTVNGASRDYLLLEYRGDDKLYLPSDQIDVLTPYSGGETPTLNRLGGSEWQRTRAKARAAVHEIAQELVELYRRRLHSKGHAFAPDTPWQRELEDSFAFTETHDQLRAVEETKRDMESDVPMDRLVCGDVGFGKTEVAVRAVFKAIQDGKQAAVLVPTTLLAQQHAQTFAERYAGFPVRVEMLSRFLTPAQARAVVAGVAAGTVDVVIGTHRVLAGDVTFKNLGLLVVDEEQRFGVSHKEAMKQMAADVDVLTLTANPIPRTLEMALTGIRDLSLINTPPAARQPILTYVGEFEEAAVVEALRRELLREGQAFFVHNWVQNIEAVAARLRSLVPEARVAVAHGQMDEGSLEQVVLDFWEKRYDVLVCTTIIESGIDIPAVNTLVVDRADRLGLGQLHQLRGRVGRAGQRAYAYLFHPADRVLTEAAYERLRTIGEQTELGAGFKIAMRDLEIRGAGNLLGRDQSGHIAAVGYDLYVQLVAEAVAELKGEPLRTAVDVTIDVPSDAHLPAAYVAREDLRLEAYRRLAAVSTGAEVDDIRAEWADRFGPPPRPAEGLLSVARLRAACLRTGVREVSATAARPGQGAGPPGRRGLVARLAPLDLPASARVRLRRLRPAAVVKEDLHQLVVPLGPDEQPVEALTDLLDQLVPVVSAGDGAESSGVAGRR
- a CDS encoding MazG family protein, translated to MVVGLGPAGPELVPAATTELVRRATRCLVRTARHPSVAAVSAVARAPVEFLDRLYEEAENFDDVYSAIVEAVVAAASSLPVAGPTATGPDPAYVVYAVPGSPLVAERTVPLLRADTRVSVEVVPALSFLDLAWARLGVDPVDAGVRIVDGTDFAAQAAGERGPLLVAQCHAPSVLSTIKLAADDPAGEDPGRRAVILHHLGLPDEVVLDVPWAELDRTIEPDHLTSVWVERLAPPVGAELVGLEELVRTLRARCPWDREQTHGSLARHLLEEAYEALDAIEAVAAAGPDVAPEAVAHMEEELGDLMFQVYFHAQLAAEEGHFTLADVARTLHDKLVHRHPHVFGTASATTPEEVAARWEVLKKAEKGRASVTDGIPLALPALALAAKLQRKAESLGVDTGTLDDRRRQVAAGLDALAKASGDASGETLDAPAEIAVILGEMLFALADAARRLGVDPETALRARAGEFRRALQADEQRLP